One window from the genome of Balaenoptera musculus isolate JJ_BM4_2016_0621 chromosome 3, mBalMus1.pri.v3, whole genome shotgun sequence encodes:
- the LOC118893513 gene encoding cytochrome c oxidase subunit 7C, mitochondrial, translated as MLGQSIRRFTTSVVRRSHYEEGPGKNIPFSVENKWRLLAMMTLYFGSGFAAPFYIVRHQLLKK; from the exons ATGTTGGGACAAAGCATCCGGAGGTTCACAACCTCTGTGGTCCGTAGGAGCCACTATGAGGAGGGTCCAGGGAAG aATATACCATTTTCAGTGGAAAACAAGTGGCGGTTACTAGCTATGATGACTTTGTACTTTGGGTCTGGATTTGCTGCACCTTTCTATATAGTAAGACACCAActgcttaaaaaataa